A window of the Drosophila simulans strain w501 chromosome 2L, Prin_Dsim_3.1, whole genome shotgun sequence genome harbors these coding sequences:
- the LOC6731635 gene encoding rab GDP dissociation inhibitor alpha yields the protein MNEEYDAIVLGTGLKECILSGMLSVSGKKVLHIDRNKYYGGESASITPLEELFQRYGLEPPGERFGRGRDWNVDLIPKFLMANGQLVKLLIHTGVTRYLEFKSIEGSYVYKGGKIAKVPVDQKEALASDLMGMFEKRRFRNFLIYVQDFREDDPKTWKDFDPTKANMQGLYDKFGLDKNTQDFTGHALALFRDDEYLNEPAVNTIRRIKLYSDSLARYGKSPYLYPMYGLGELPQGFARLSAIYGGTYMLDKPIDEIVLGEGGKVVGVRSGDEVAKCKQVYCDPSYVPEKVRKRGKVIRCICILDHPVASTKDGLSTQIIIPQKQVGRKSDIYVSLVSSTHQVAAKGWFVGMVSTTVETENPEVEIKPGLDLLEPIAQKFVTISDYLEPIDDGSESQIFISESYDATTHFETTCLDVLNIFKRGTGETFDFSKIKHELGDEEQ from the exons ATGAATGAGGAATACGATGCAATTGTGCTCGGAACGGGCCTCAAGGAGTGCATCCTCAGCGGGATGCTGTCCGTGTCCGGCAAGAAGGTGCTGCATATTGATCGGAACAAGTACTACGGCGGCGAGTCCGCCTCGATAACGCCGCTGGAGGAGCTCTTCCAGCGCTACGGACTGGAGCCGCCTGGCGAACGGTTTGGGCGTGGCCGCGACTGGAACGTGGACCTGATCCCCAAGTTCCTGATGGCCAATGGCCAGCTGGTCAAGCTGCTGATCCACACGGGCGTCACCCGCTATCTGGAGTTCAAGTCCATCGAGGGCAGCTACGTTTACAAGGGCGGCAAGATTGCCAAGGTGCCGGTGGACCAGAAGGAGGCCCTGGCATCCGATCTCATGG GTATGTTCGAGAAGCGTCGCTTCCGGAACTTCCTCATCTACGTGCAGGACTTCCGAGAGGATGACCCCAAGACCTGGAAGGACTTTGACCCCACCAAGGCCAACATGCAGGGTCTGTACGACAAGTTCGGACTGGACAAGAACACGCAGGACTTCACCGGCCACGCCCTGGCCCTTTTCCGCGACGATGAGTATCTGAACGAGCCGGCCGTCAACACCATCCGGCGGATCAAGCTCTACTCCGATTCGCTGGCGCGGTATGGCAAGTCGCCCTACCTTTATCCCATGTACGGCCTGGGTGAGCTGCCCCAGGGATTCGCACGCCTGTCGGCCATCTACGGCGGCACCTACATGCTGGACAAGCCCATCGACGAGATCGTCCTCGGCGAGGGAGGCAAGGTGGTGGGAGTGCGCTCCGGCGACGAGGTCGCCAAGTGCAAGCAGGTCTACTGCGATCCCAGCTACGTGCCCGAGAAG GTGCGCAAGCGTGGCAAGGTGATtcgctgcatttgcattctaGACCATCCGGTGGCCAGCACCAAGGATGGTCTCTCCACGCAGATTATCATTCCACAAAAGCAGGTAGGCCGCAAGTCGGACATCTATGTGTCGCTTGTGAGCTCCACTCACCAGGTGGCCGCCAAGGGTTGGTTCGTGGGCATGGTCTCGACCACCGTTGAGACCGAGAACCCGGAGGTGGAGATCAAGCCTGGCTTGGACTTGCTGGAGCCGATCGCACAAAAGTTTGTGACCATTTCGGACTACTTGGAGCCGATCGATGATGGATCCGAGTCTCAAATCTTCATTTCGGAGTCTTACGATGCGACCACGCACTTTGAGACTACTTGCCTGGATGTGTTGAACATATTCAAGCGGGGCACTGGCGAGACGTTCGACTTCTCCAAGATCAAGCACGAGTTGGGTGACGAGGAGCAGTAA